Proteins encoded in a region of the Vibrio ponticus genome:
- a CDS encoding OmpA family protein — protein MKHSYRLLPLLLSITVAPHAFSNDENDEYDYIATPEANQIADLIDDDRDGVINARDLCVSTPEGSLINNDGCGLIVETEDEMQLRILFANDSSQISPIFETQIRNMADFLKRFPETAIEVQGYASKVGSPEYNLALSKRRAVAVEQELLSNGITPDRVTIVGYGETNLEASGDDELAHAKNRKVTATVVGYDEEAVKEWSIFSVIEK, from the coding sequence ATGAAACATTCATATAGATTACTGCCACTTCTACTGAGTATCACTGTGGCACCCCATGCTTTTAGCAACGATGAAAATGACGAGTATGATTACATAGCGACACCAGAAGCAAATCAGATTGCTGACCTTATTGACGATGATCGAGATGGCGTAATCAACGCTCGTGACTTATGTGTTAGTACTCCAGAAGGCTCATTGATCAATAATGATGGTTGTGGGCTTATTGTTGAAACGGAAGATGAAATGCAACTACGTATACTGTTTGCTAATGACTCTTCACAGATTTCACCAATCTTTGAAACGCAAATTCGCAACATGGCTGATTTCTTGAAACGTTTTCCTGAGACAGCAATAGAAGTACAAGGCTACGCCAGTAAAGTGGGCTCGCCTGAATACAACCTCGCTCTATCAAAACGACGCGCGGTCGCAGTAGAGCAAGAACTATTGAGCAACGGCATAACGCCTGACCGCGTAACCATCGTCGGCTACGGCGAAACTAACCTCGAGGCTTCAGGCGATGATGAGCTCGCCCATGCCAAAAACCGTAAAGTGACTGCAACCGTCGTCGGGTATGATGAAGAAGCCGTTAAAGAGTGGTCGATATTTAGTGTCATTGAGAAATAA
- the nhaA gene encoding Na+/H+ antiporter NhaA yields MSDIIRDFFKMESAGGVLLVIAAAIAMTIANTPLNETYQAFLHTYVFGMSVSHWINDGLMAIFFLLIGLEVKRELLEGALKSKETAIFPAIAAVGGMLAPALVYLAFNFNEPMAIKGWAIPAATDIAFALGIMALLGSRVPVSLKVFLLALAIIDDLGVVVIIALFYSGDLSTTALAIGFAMTAALFVLNSRHVTKLLPYMIVGAILWVAVLKSGVHATLAGVVIGFAIPLKGNKGEKSPLKHMEHALHPYVAFGILPLFAFANAGISLEGVSMAGLTSMLPLGIALGLLIGKPLGIFSFSWIAVKSGVAKLPEGISMFHIFAVSVLCGIGFTMSIFISSLAFGQTNVEFDTYARLGILMGSTTAAILGYLLLHISLPKNK; encoded by the coding sequence GCAGCTGCAATTGCAATGACTATCGCAAATACACCACTAAATGAAACATACCAAGCATTTTTGCATACTTATGTATTCGGTATGTCTGTATCGCACTGGATCAACGATGGTCTGATGGCGATCTTCTTCCTATTGATCGGTCTAGAAGTGAAGCGCGAGCTGTTAGAAGGTGCGCTGAAATCAAAAGAAACCGCAATCTTCCCTGCAATTGCTGCCGTCGGTGGTATGCTTGCACCAGCATTGGTTTATCTCGCATTTAACTTCAATGAACCAATGGCGATTAAAGGTTGGGCGATCCCAGCGGCTACCGATATTGCGTTCGCATTAGGTATCATGGCTCTATTAGGCAGCCGTGTACCAGTGAGCTTAAAAGTCTTCTTACTGGCACTTGCTATCATTGATGACCTAGGTGTCGTAGTGATTATTGCCTTGTTCTACTCAGGTGATTTGTCAACGACAGCACTAGCGATCGGTTTTGCGATGACGGCTGCACTGTTTGTTTTGAACTCGCGTCATGTAACTAAGCTATTACCATATATGATAGTGGGTGCGATTCTGTGGGTTGCGGTACTTAAGTCTGGTGTTCACGCGACATTGGCGGGTGTTGTGATTGGTTTTGCGATCCCACTAAAGGGCAATAAAGGTGAGAAATCTCCACTGAAACATATGGAGCACGCGCTGCACCCTTATGTTGCGTTTGGTATTCTGCCTCTGTTCGCATTCGCCAACGCTGGTATCTCGTTAGAGGGCGTTTCAATGGCGGGTCTAACGTCAATGTTACCACTTGGTATTGCGCTAGGTTTGTTGATTGGTAAACCACTAGGTATTTTCAGCTTTAGCTGGATTGCGGTTAAGTCTGGTGTCGCTAAACTGCCAGAAGGTATCTCGATGTTCCATATCTTTGCGGTTTCTGTGCTGTGTGGTATCGGTTTCACCATGTCGATCTTTATCTCTTCATTGGCGTTTGGACAAACGAACGTTGAGTTTGATACATACGCTCGCTTAGGTATTTTGATGGGGTCGACTACAGCTGCAATCCTTGGTTATTTGTTATTGCACATCTCTCTGCCAAAAAACAAATAA